In Nitrospirota bacterium, a single window of DNA contains:
- a CDS encoding NIL domain-containing protein yields the protein MPSMKVHVRFPEDKIKEPVIYQIGHEFKVVTNVRRADVRETTGWMDLELTGESAEIERAVAGLRKKGVIVDPIELDVVEG from the coding sequence TGCGGTTTCCGGAAGATAAAATCAAAGAGCCCGTCATCTATCAGATCGGCCACGAGTTCAAGGTGGTCACCAACGTTCGGCGAGCGGACGTCCGTGAAACCACCGGTTGGATGGATCTCGAGCTGACCGGAGAGAGCGCAGAAATCGAGCGGGCAGTCGCAGGCCTTCGCAAGAAGGGCGTCATCGTCGACCCGATCGAATTGGATGTGGTTGAAGGGTAA
- the moeB gene encoding molybdopterin-synthase adenylyltransferase MoeB — protein MELTEQQIQRYSRQIILSEVGGKGQMKLSKAKVLLIGAGGLGSPAGLYLAAAGVGTIGLVDGDVVDLSNLQRQIMHSTATVGMPKVESGRKTLSAINPEITIKTYHQNVDSDNILALVSEYDIVLDGSDNFSTRFLVNDACFFAKKTLISASMFRFEGQLTTIKPHAGYPCYRCLYPEPPPAGLVPNCQEAGVLGVLAGTMGILQASEAIKEILGIGETMADRLMIYDALEMKFRKVRRPKDPACPLCGENPKIKDLSMDYVVSCTI, from the coding sequence ATGGAACTCACCGAACAACAGATTCAACGATACAGCCGTCAGATTATTCTCAGCGAAGTCGGCGGCAAGGGCCAGATGAAGTTGAGCAAGGCGAAGGTCTTGCTCATCGGCGCCGGTGGACTCGGCTCGCCTGCAGGACTCTATCTTGCTGCCGCCGGAGTCGGCACCATCGGTCTAGTCGACGGCGATGTCGTCGATCTCTCGAATTTACAGCGGCAAATCATGCATTCCACGGCGACAGTAGGCATGCCGAAAGTGGAATCGGGCCGTAAGACCCTGTCGGCGATCAACCCTGAGATCACGATTAAGACCTATCACCAGAACGTCGACAGCGACAATATTCTTGCGCTGGTGTCCGAGTATGACATCGTGCTGGACGGGTCCGACAACTTTTCGACCAGATTTCTCGTGAACGATGCCTGCTTCTTTGCCAAAAAGACGCTGATCTCCGCCAGCATGTTCCGGTTCGAAGGCCAGCTGACGACGATCAAGCCCCATGCCGGCTATCCCTGCTATCGCTGTCTCTATCCAGAGCCACCGCCGGCTGGATTGGTTCCGAACTGCCAAGAGGCCGGTGTCTTAGGCGTCCTCGCCGGGACCATGGGTATTCTTCAAGCATCGGAAGCGATCAAAGAAATTCTCGGCATCGGGGAAACCATGGCCGATCGCCTGATGATTTACGATGCCCTCGAAATGAAATTCAGGAAGGTCCGCCGTCCCAAGGACCCGGCCTGCCCGCTCTGCGGCGAGAATCCGAAGATCAAAGATCTGAGTATGGACTATGTGGTCAGCTGCACCATTTAG
- a CDS encoding M67 family metallopeptidase yields the protein MADLVIPQTILDDMVAHARELAPYECCGLLAGTNGAVTHIYRIKNIVASEGAEKLSSFDPAKAAHLERLSPAERAEIAFVMDMQDFSTAKKDIRNKGLDLQVVYHSHPHDPARPSITDIKIATDYEEIWPKINLPIPAYLILSLMEKSRPDIRCYWIKGGTVSAAHITTAN from the coding sequence GTGGCTGATCTCGTCATTCCTCAAACAATCCTCGACGACATGGTGGCCCATGCCAGGGAACTCGCCCCCTACGAATGCTGTGGTCTGCTGGCAGGAACCAACGGCGCCGTCACCCATATCTATCGGATCAAAAATATTGTGGCGAGCGAGGGAGCTGAAAAACTGTCTTCCTTCGATCCGGCCAAGGCTGCACATCTGGAACGGCTCTCCCCGGCTGAACGAGCCGAAATTGCCTTCGTAATGGATATGCAGGATTTTTCTACGGCAAAGAAGGATATTCGAAACAAAGGACTCGACCTACAAGTGGTCTACCACTCGCACCCTCACGACCCGGCGCGCCCTTCCATCACCGACATCAAGATTGCCACCGACTACGAAGAAATCTGGCCGAAGATCAACCTGCCAATCCCCGCCTATTTGATTCTCTCCCTCATGGAGAAGTCGAGGCCCGATATACGTTGTTACTGGATCAAGGGTGGGACGGTCTCAGCGGCGCACATCACGACCGCGAATTAA